One window of the Saccopteryx leptura isolate mSacLep1 chromosome 9, mSacLep1_pri_phased_curated, whole genome shotgun sequence genome contains the following:
- the LGALS4 gene encoding galectin-4, translated as MAFVPAPGYKPTFNPSLPYNQPIPGGLSVGMSVYIQGVASEHMKRFFVNFTVGQGPGADIAFHFNPRFDGWDKVVFNAQQGGRWGNEEKKRSMPFSKGAAFELVFLVMAEHYKVVVNGNPFYEFGHRLPLQMVTHLQVDGDLELQSINFIGGQPAPNDSPMTIPAYPDMQGPPTFNPPVPFEGRLQGGLTSRRTITIKGYVPPTSQSFVINFKVGLSGDLALHINPRLSEGVVVRNSYLNGSWGSEERKLSYNPFGRGQFFDLSIRCGVDRFKVYANGQHLFDYSHRFSAFQRVDILEIKGDVTLSYVHI; from the exons ATGGCCTTTGTCCCTGCACCCGGCTACAAGCCCACCTTCAACCCG AGTCTGCCCTACAACCAGCCCATTCCTGGAGGTCTCAGTGTGGGGATGTCTGTTTACATCCAAGGAGTGGCTAGCGAGCACATGAAAAG GTTCTTCGTGAACTTCACAGTTGGACAGGGCCCGGGGGCCGACATCGCCTTCCACTTCAATCCCCGCTTTGATGGCTGGGACAAGGTGGTCTTCAACGCACAGCAGGGTGGCCGGTGGGGCAacgaggagaagaaaaggagcatGCCCTTCAGCAAGGGCGCTGCCTTCGAGCTGGTGTTCCTTGTCATGGCGGAGCACTACAAG GTGGTGGTAAACGGAAATCCATTCTATGAGTTCGGGCACCGGCTCCCTCTACAGATGGTCACCCACCTGCAAGTGGATGGGGACCTGGAGCTTCAATCAATCAATTTCATCGGAGGCCAGCCAGCCCCAAACGAC AGCCCCATGACTATTCCAGCGTACCCA GACATGCAGGGACCACCAACCTTCAACCCG CCCGTGCCATTTGAAGGAAGATTGCAAGGGGGGCTTACATCCCGAAGAACCATCACAATCAAGGGCTACGTGCCCCCCACAAGCCAGAG CTTTGTCATCAATTTCAAGGTGGGACTCTCAGGTGACTTGGCTCTGCACATTAACCCCCGCCTGTCTGAGGGTGTTGTGGTTCGGAACAGCTATCTGAATGGCTCGTGGGGATCCGAGGAGAGGAAGCTCTCCTACAACCCGTTTGGTCGTGGCCAGTTCTTTGAT CTGTCCATTCGCTGTGGCGTGGATCGCTTCAAGGTTTACGCCAATGGCCAGCACCTCTTCGACTACTCCCATCGCTTTTCGGCCTTCCAGAGGGTGGACATTTTGGAGATCAAGGGTGATGTTACCTTGTCCTACGTCCATATCTGA